From the bacterium genome, one window contains:
- the lolA gene encoding outer membrane lipoprotein chaperone LolA — MRRIVLLLGFCTCLAVAGSNPMWDNVRSSYLDLKTLSGYFKETICSGNQGSCLEFNGRFAISVPDRYRIEVTEGTQQLFVSDGTTLWIYIPKLKQVMKRSGGGFAPVLAFLQPVLDSTVSVEVAKDSTGKYVVKALVEDEMSAMQDLVLELSDDGTLITGFSFTDGTGQKFHFSFSDQQWNTELDATMFKFTPPKGVTIVKE, encoded by the coding sequence ATGCGACGAATCGTACTGCTTCTTGGTTTCTGCACCTGTCTTGCGGTTGCGGGCAGCAACCCGATGTGGGATAACGTCCGCTCCAGCTACCTTGACCTGAAGACGCTTTCCGGCTATTTCAAAGAGACCATCTGCTCGGGAAACCAGGGGTCCTGCCTGGAGTTCAACGGCCGATTCGCGATTTCTGTCCCCGACCGATACCGCATTGAGGTCACCGAAGGTACTCAGCAACTCTTCGTCTCGGACGGCACGACCCTGTGGATATACATCCCCAAATTGAAGCAGGTCATGAAGCGTTCGGGCGGAGGCTTCGCTCCGGTGCTCGCCTTCCTCCAGCCTGTCCTCGATTCCACTGTCAGCGTCGAAGTCGCCAAGGATAGCACCGGGAAGTACGTCGTGAAGGCCCTCGTCGAAGATGAGATGTCGGCGATGCAGGACCTCGTGCTTGAACTGAGCGATGACGGTACGCTCATCACCGGCTTCTCCTTCACCGACGGCACGGGCCAGAAGTTCCACTTCAGCTTCTCCGACCAGCAATGGAACACCGAGCTGGACGCCACGATGTTCAAGTTCACGCCGCCCAAGGGCGTGACCATCGTCAAGGAGTAG
- a CDS encoding PaaI family thioesterase: protein MLKDSGRCFACGKENPQGLRLNVRKTTSGVEVDCVLPEHFAGWQGIAHGGIVATILDELLAWACTNTGRNCVTAEMTVRYRKPVKTGSPLRGFGRVTGEKGRLIYAEARLLDEAGVLAAEATGKMMQVSDASVQ, encoded by the coding sequence ATGCTGAAGGATTCCGGCCGGTGCTTCGCCTGCGGGAAAGAAAACCCGCAGGGCCTCAGGCTGAATGTCAGAAAGACAACATCCGGGGTCGAAGTTGACTGCGTACTGCCCGAGCACTTCGCCGGCTGGCAGGGAATCGCGCACGGCGGCATCGTCGCGACGATTCTCGACGAACTGCTTGCCTGGGCCTGCACCAACACCGGTCGTAATTGCGTGACCGCCGAGATGACGGTCCGCTACCGCAAGCCGGTCAAGACCGGCAGCCCGCTCAGGGGCTTCGGCCGCGTGACCGGCGAAAAGGGCAGGCTCATCTACGCCGAAGCGCGCCTCCTTGACGAAGCCGGCGTTCTCGCGGCCGAGGCGACCGGCAAGATGATGCAGGTCTCCGACGCGAGTGTCCAGTGA